GCCCAGGACACTACAATGAAAATCATGTTCAACAAACCGCGCACCTCGCCCGCCCCGCCCCTCGACCGCCCCGCGCTCCTCCGCTTCACGGGACTGTGCGCCGGCTATCCAGGACGCCCCGTCCTCCATCACCTCAGCGGTGAGATAGCCGAGTTGAGCACGACGGCGCTCGTCGGCCCGAACGGCAGCGGCAAGTCCACCCTGCTCGGCGTGCTCGCCGGTGTGATCAGGCCGACAGCAGGCGACCTCCTCCGCGCCTGCCACCGGCCGCCCGCCTTCGTGCCGCAGCGCGGAGCGGTCGGCGACACCCTTCCGCTCACCGTCCGGCAGACCGTGGAGATGGGGCGCTGGGGCGAGCGCGGTCCGTGGCGCCGGCTGACCGCACGGGACCGCGCGACCGTGGACGCGGTGCTCGACCGCCTCGGCATCGGCGATCTCGCCTCCCGCCAACTGGGCGAGCTGTCCGGCGGACAGCGTCAACGCGCGCTCATCGCCCAGGGGTTGGCGCAGGAGTCGGAGCTGCTGCTCCTCGACGAGCCGACCACCGGCCTCGACTCGGAGGCGAGGGAGAGGATCGGGGCGCTGCTGACCGCGCTCGTCGCCGACGGGGTGACGGTCGTCCAGGCCACCCACGACCTCGACGTGGCGCGCGCGGCGGACGCCTGCCTCCTGCTCCAGGACGGTCGCCTCACCGGGCAGGGGCGTCCGGACCAGGTGCTCACCGCGTCGGCCCTGACCGGGGTCGGGCAGGCGCTCTGAGAGGCCCCGGCAGGGGCGTCGCGGCCGTGGCGCCTCCGAGGGCCGGGCGGGGGGATCAGCCGGTCGCGGCCCTCTCCGGCCGCCCGTGCGCGAGCGGTTGGGCCCCGTACGTGATGCGGATGACGCCGTCGGCGTGCCGTTCCGTCGTCGCCCGGACACCGAAGACGTCCCCGAAAACCTGCGGGGTCAGCACGTCGAGGACCGGCCCCGCGGCGACCACCGCTCCCTCGTGCAGGACGACCAGGTGGTCGCAGAGCCGGGCGGCGAGGTCGAGGTCGTGCAGGACGGCGAGGGTGGTGATGCCGGTGGCGCGGATCAGGTCGAGGAGCTCGAACCGGGCCCTGATGTCGAGGTGGTTGGTCAGCTCGTCCAGGACGAGGAGCTGCGGGCTCTGCGCCAACGCCCGTGCCAGCAGCACGCGTTGGCGTTCGCCACCGGAGAGGGAGGCGTAGTCCCGGTCGGCGTACGGTCGTGCGCCGCAGTGGTCGATGGCCTCCTGGACGGCCCGGTGGTCCTCGGCGCCGTCGCGGCCCAGCAGGCCGTGGTGCGGGGCGCGACCCAGGGCGACGATCTCCGTGACGGTCAGGCCGGTGGTGTTGCCCGTGGTGTCCTGGAGGACGGCGGCGGTGCGGAGGGCGGCGGTGCGGGCGGACACCGCCCACACGTCGTCGTCACCGACCCTGACGACGCCGTCCGCCGGGCGCAGGGAGCGGTAGACGGCGCGCAGCAGCGTCGACTTGCCGCTGCCGTTGGGTCCGACCAGGCCGACGATGTCGCCGCCGTGGGCTTCGAGGCTGACGCCGTGCAGGATCGGGGTGCGGTCCAGTGCGATGTGGAGTCGGTCGACAGTGAGTCTCATGGGTCAGTCCAGGCCCTTGTTGTGGCGCAGCAGCCAGAGGAAGAAGGGGGCGCCGAGGAGGGCCGTGAGGATGCCCAGCGGCAGTTCGTTGGGGCGGTCGAGGGTACGGGAGAGCAGGTCGACGAGGACCAGGTACACCGAGCCGAGCAGAGCGGTCAGGGGCAGCAGCCTGCGGTGGTCGGCGCCGGTCGTCAGGCGCACCAGATGCGGGATCATCAGGCCGACGAAGCCGATGCCGCCGGCGACGGCGACGACCGTGCCGGTCAGCAGCGCGCTGAGAACCAGCAGGACGGCGCGCAGCCGGTTGACGTCGACGCCGAGCGCGGTGGCGGACTCGTCCCCGGCCAGCAGGACGTTGAGACGCCGGCCGAGGAGCGCCAGGAGCACCGTCGTCACCAGCACCACGCCTGCGACCGGGGGCAGTTGGTCCCACTGGGCGCCGGCGACGCTGCCCAGCATCCAGAACATGACCGTCCGCAACTCCGATGGCGTCGCCTGGAGTTGCACGTAGCTGGTCGCGGAGAGGAAGACGTAGCCGACCGCGACCCCCGCCAGTACCAGCCTCGTGGGCGCGAGTCGGCCCCGCCGCTGTCCGAGGGCGAAGACCAGCGCGCCCGCCGCCAGCGCCCCGGCGAAGGCCGCTCCCGGCACCCCGAGCCCGGCGAGCGCGGCGCCGCCGCCCAGGGTGATGACGAGGACCGCGCCGAGCGTGGCGCCGTAGGAGAAGCCGAGCACGACGGGGTCGGCCAGCGGGTTGGACACCACGGTCTGCAGCACCGCTCCGGTCACCGCCAGGCCCGCGCCGACCAGGGCCGCCGACACGACCCGCGGGGTGCGGAAGTTCCAGACGATCTGGTCGAGCGCGGGATCGGAGGGGGCCGCTCCCGCGCCGGTGACATGGTGCAGGACGATCCCCCACACGTCACCGAGCGGGACGTTCACCGCCCCGACGCTGATCGCCACGATCATCGTGACGAGCAGTGCGGCCGGCAGGAGCGCGAACGCCAGCGGGGCCCCCAGCCGGCTCAGAAGGCGTCCGGGTGCAGCTTCTTGGCGATCTTCGCCACGGCGAGGTCGTTGCTGGGGCCGAGGTACATCGAGTCGGACACCGTCACGTACGCGTTGTTCCTGGCGGCCGGCCACTGGGGGAACTCCTTCAGCAGTTTCCTGGCGTAGGCCGCCGGGTTCGGGTCGTTGTAGGCGATGACGACGACGGCGTCGACGGCGGTGGCGGCCACCTTCTCCTTGCTCAGGTCGGCGAAGGTGGTCCGGGCGGCGCTCTCGAAGGCGTTGGAGGCGCCGGCCTTGGTGAGGATGTCGTTGATGATGCCGTTGGCGACGACCGAGCTGAACTCGTTGCCGCCCATCCGCATGGTGGAGAAAAGCACCATGACCTCGGGCTTCTTCTCTCCCTCGACCTTCTCGGAGACCGCCGCGATGTTCTCCTCTGAGGCGGCGATCAGCTTCTCTGCCCTGTCGCTGACGTCGAAGATCCTGCCCAGGTCGCGCAGCAGCCGGTAGCTGTCGGCGACGGTCATCTTCGAGGGGTCGTCGTCGCAGCCCTGCGGGGAGACATAGCTTGCGGCTCCCACCTGATCGAGCTGATCGCGGGTGGCGAATCCGTTCTTCTGGTCGAAGCCGTAGGTGGTGACGGACAGGACGAGGTCGGGGCGCAGGCCGAGCATGGCCTCGCGCGGAATGTCGTAGGCCTCGTTGAGCTTGACGTCACCGGTGGGCAGCTTCTTGATGGCCTCGGCGCGGCCCGGCACCTCGGACATGCCGTACGACTGCCCGTTGGCGACGATCCTGTCGCCGAGCCCGAGGGCGAGAAGCGTGGAGACCTCGGCCACGGAGGCACCGTTCATGACGACGACTCTGCTGGGGGCCCGCTCGAACGTCTCCTTCCGGCCGCAGTTCTCCAGGGTCACCGGGTAGCCGGTCTTCGAGGCCGCGGCCCCGGTCGTCCGGGCGCCCGCCCCGCCGCTGTCCGGGGAGTCGCCGCATGCCGCCGTGAGCAGACAGAGGGCCGCGGCCAGGGCGGTGGCGACCGGCCGGTTGATCGACATGCGGGCTCCTTGCGTGGGGGAGGTGCTGCTGCGCTGACAGGTTCCGTTGCAGTAGTCGGGGTGAGGTAGCCGCGAGTTCCCGGCAGGTTCCGGTGATCGACGGGACCGCTCGCTGCCGACGGTCACGTCCCGGCGGGCGTCCGGTCGTCCCGGCGGTCGCTCGTGGTGCCGGTGGTCACGTCGTGACGGTCGTCCGGTCGTCCCGGCGGGTCCCGGCGGCGCGGCCCGTTTCGGGAGCCGCGCCGCCGGGGAGGTGCCGCCGGGTCAGGCCGCCAGGACGCCCGACGTCTCGCTGTCCCTCACCAGCCGGTCAAGGGTGGCGCGGGCACGGAACACCCTGGAGCGGACCGTCCCGACGGGACAGCCGACGAAACCGGCCGCCTCCTCGTACGACAGTCCGACCACCTGGGTCAGCAGGAACGCCTCCCGCCGTTCCTCGGGCAGCGTCCCCAGGAGGTCGAGCAGGGCGACACCTTCGTCGAACCCCGGCAGACCGCACGGCTGGGCGCTCTCCTGCGCCGTCCGCCAGTCGACGGCGTCCGCGATCCGGGGGCGGACGGCGGCGCGGCGCAGGCTGTCGGCGACCGCCCGGCGCGCGATCGACAGCAGCCAACTGCGGGCCGAGGCCCGCCCCTCGAAGCGGTGCAGGCTGCCGAAGGCCCGCGCGAAGGTGTCCTGGGTCAGGTCGTGGGCGGTCTGCGCGTCACCGCTGAGGTAGGTGACGTACCGCAGCACATCGCCGTGCAGGGCGCGGACGAAGTGGTCGGCCGCGTCGGGGTCTCCGCCGCGGGCGGCCAGCGCCCAGGCGGTCGCCGACGCGT
The sequence above is a segment of the Streptomyces griseoviridis genome. Coding sequences within it:
- the aztA gene encoding zinc ABC transporter ATP-binding protein AztA, which codes for MKIMFNKPRTSPAPPLDRPALLRFTGLCAGYPGRPVLHHLSGEIAELSTTALVGPNGSGKSTLLGVLAGVIRPTAGDLLRACHRPPAFVPQRGAVGDTLPLTVRQTVEMGRWGERGPWRRLTARDRATVDAVLDRLGIGDLASRQLGELSGGQRQRALIAQGLAQESELLLLDEPTTGLDSEARERIGALLTALVADGVTVVQATHDLDVARAADACLLLQDGRLTGQGRPDQVLTASALTGVGQAL
- a CDS encoding ABC transporter ATP-binding protein, which translates into the protein MRLTVDRLHIALDRTPILHGVSLEAHGGDIVGLVGPNGSGKSTLLRAVYRSLRPADGVVRVGDDDVWAVSARTAALRTAAVLQDTTGNTTGLTVTEIVALGRAPHHGLLGRDGAEDHRAVQEAIDHCGARPYADRDYASLSGGERQRVLLARALAQSPQLLVLDELTNHLDIRARFELLDLIRATGITTLAVLHDLDLAARLCDHLVVLHEGAVVAAGPVLDVLTPQVFGDVFGVRATTERHADGVIRITYGAQPLAHGRPERAATG
- a CDS encoding FecCD family ABC transporter permease — encoded protein: MIVAISVGAVNVPLGDVWGIVLHHVTGAGAAPSDPALDQIVWNFRTPRVVSAALVGAGLAVTGAVLQTVVSNPLADPVVLGFSYGATLGAVLVITLGGGAALAGLGVPGAAFAGALAAGALVFALGQRRGRLAPTRLVLAGVAVGYVFLSATSYVQLQATPSELRTVMFWMLGSVAGAQWDQLPPVAGVVLVTTVLLALLGRRLNVLLAGDESATALGVDVNRLRAVLLVLSALLTGTVVAVAGGIGFVGLMIPHLVRLTTGADHRRLLPLTALLGSVYLVLVDLLSRTLDRPNELPLGILTALLGAPFFLWLLRHNKGLD
- a CDS encoding ABC transporter substrate-binding protein; protein product: MSINRPVATALAAALCLLTAACGDSPDSGGAGARTTGAAASKTGYPVTLENCGRKETFERAPSRVVVMNGASVAEVSTLLALGLGDRIVANGQSYGMSEVPGRAEAIKKLPTGDVKLNEAYDIPREAMLGLRPDLVLSVTTYGFDQKNGFATRDQLDQVGAASYVSPQGCDDDPSKMTVADSYRLLRDLGRIFDVSDRAEKLIAASEENIAAVSEKVEGEKKPEVMVLFSTMRMGGNEFSSVVANGIINDILTKAGASNAFESAARTTFADLSKEKVAATAVDAVVVIAYNDPNPAAYARKLLKEFPQWPAARNNAYVTVSDSMYLGPSNDLAVAKIAKKLHPDAF
- a CDS encoding sigma-70 family RNA polymerase sigma factor encodes the protein MTSVLPAHRADRASADASATAWALAARGGDPDAADHFVRALHGDVLRYVTYLSGDAQTAHDLTQDTFARAFGSLHRFEGRASARSWLLSIARRAVADSLRRAAVRPRIADAVDWRTAQESAQPCGLPGFDEGVALLDLLGTLPEERREAFLLTQVVGLSYEEAAGFVGCPVGTVRSRVFRARATLDRLVRDSETSGVLAA